AGTTCCTTTCCATTTCATTTCATGATAATCCAAGTGAGGTGGTTTCTATTTGCTGCCATTCGTAGTTGTGGCTTTGGATGAAAGCAAAAGTAAAATAAGGACTTCAAATTTTAACACTTGATGGTTCAAAGGACTCCATTAAGAATAATTGGGAAGTATCACAAATCTCCCAAAACCTTAACAAGTTGAGGGGAACTTTGGTGGATGAGAATAGAAATATGGTAGGGAATTTGATGCACCATAATAGTTAAATACTGCCATATCAATATAATTAATTGTATCAATACTGCAAATCCAATATATCAATACAATCACCAATGATCTATTAGATACCTTTGCAACATAAATGCTGAATTATCACTGGTTTGACAATTAAAAGGCTACAGTTGTGAAAATGGTTGGAAGCACACATGTCTGATCAACCAACTTCTCTATTTGGTATAATTCCGACCAAAACAAAAGTCCTTATGTAATGGCATGTCAAGTATAAAATAGTTCAACAAAACATATCATCTGTATGCAGCGCATAAAACTGGTAATATAATAAGCAAAAACAACAAACAAAAGTAGATGAGGAGTTCTGATTTCATGGCTATAGCTCTGATGCATGTATAAATTCAATTAGGCCAGAAAGTTTCTCTCATAAGTTTTAAGAGCTGAGAGGAAGGAAGCCCATTGGCACTCCACAAAGAAAATTCCTCTCAAACCAATCAGATGCAATAAGAATAATATTGGAATGTCGATCAGATGCAATAAGAATCTGAAGAGCCACATCATCATGCACACGAAGGATAAGAGATGAGAACTAAGTCCCAAAAGAAGAACAACACAAAATAAATCATTACAATATTTCCAAATCATTATATCACATGTTCCACAACATCcatcttaacaaaaaaaaaaacaattatccTATGACATTACAACACCAACATTAGTCAACACTAATTAACCACCTGACCTAATAAACCACATTACAACCTTCAGCTAGTTCTTACAAACAGTTAATCTGTCATATTACAACAACAACATTACTTAACATTAATTAACAAGACCGAACTAACAAAGTAATAAGGTAAACAGCCAAAAGAGTCAGATTCACTATAACTAATATCCAGACCATTGATGGTACATTTTGAATTTCCTAGATTATGTCCACGAGAAGCAATGGGTTCACTACCTAACCTTGACTCTATTTTTCGTAATCTTCCATGACATATTTCACTGCTGTCTTCATCAGACAAAGTATCGGCTACCACCCACTTTTGCCAGCCATGTTCCCCACATCGATAGTACCTTCTTCCGGGATTTTTGGTCGATCTTGAAACACATACCATTGTTCTTCGTCCGCAATCCCTGCATggtacatgttcaaattttgtaTTTTCGATGGAGTTGTAACTTGCTGATGCCATGAAATACCAACCTATTAAGCAAACGAGAATTACTTTAGATTGCCATATGATAATATAGCACAATATAAAGATGTTAAATATAGCCTGGAGATGCACAATAATATAGCACAATATACAGATACGTATATAGCAAGCTGATcaattttatttttggagtgccATCTGATAATAGCACAATATAAACATGCCCAACAGTTCAAACAAATGAGGGCTACATTTTGCTTTTTTGTAATCTTTAGATTGATGTATCATGTAGGAGTTTAATCAACAAAATTCAACATCAAATCTGAAACTCAATATTAAAGGAAGTGCAGCGAACGCTGAGGAACGCTCAAACTTTGTTTTTTGGTCCGGATGAATACTGCATATGTGCAACATTTTGGTCCAGATGAATACTGCATCTGTGCAGTATGCAACAAACTCAACAAACTCAACATCTAACCTATTATAGTTCCCTAAAGGAAAGATGACACTGAGGAAAGCTCAAAAGATGTACCAACAGTTAAAATCAGGGCGGCAGAGCTTGGGTGTCGCTGGTCGCCGGGCAGGGCTGGACCTCAGTTGGATTTCTGCGTGAGTCGGGGCCGTTGGAGGCCGTCGCGGACGCCGCGCGCCGTCGGGGACGCGAGGGGTTAGGGTTGGGAAATATGTGGGCGTGAAGGTTTTCCGCCGTCGGGACTGCTATGGTAGAGAGAGGCTTCCGTTgccggcgtgaggttagggctcctcctcctcctcttcgttTTAGCCGCTAAACCGGCGACTGTCGCGATCGCGGGACGATGGAGAGGCTAGGGATTGCGTTTCGCATGAGTTTGTGGTCCAGCACGAGCTCACGTGCTGTTCACGTGATAACATTTTATATGGGATTTGTGGTGCAGGGATGGAGCAGGGATTTGTGGTGCAGACGATCCGAACTGACTTTTGGAGACAATATGTCATGGTTAGACCTGGCAGTTGCTAGGACGTTATTATTAAATAGATAACGAAATGTCAGCTGAGGATGGGCCTTCCAGCTGATTGTCTAGATTACTATTGTAAATCAATCGAGTCGGCTCACGAGTATTTTGAGTCGattcgaaaaatattcgattcatattcgaatttatcgaattcaaGCTGAACTTAAATCTGTTTGAATTTTTTTCGAACCAAATTCAAATTATATCGTAACTGCTCACGagtattaatatttattaatataaattaaatatatattaaataaataaatttagaatttttcgaacttattttcaaaaaataattcgaATACTtcgtaaatatatttaaatattttgagTCGAATTCGAACCCGAATCCTCGAACTGAATTTgaactaaatattttaaattttctaaacttcGAATCAAACCCCAACTTGAATACAcctatttcaatttaaatttaaattttttttacgtaTTTAACTCGATTCAATTCGTTTGCAGCCGCCTAGATTCAAAGTTGCGTTATTTTTTTTTACGTCGTACTCTCAACGGACTAGCACAGGAAcggaaaatataaattaaaataacgcctgttttttattattattatttttgccctTCTGTATACACCAAAAAGTCCAAAACCCCTTCTCCAACGCGATGGCCGCGATGCCAGATCTGGAACACGATGCTCCTCCGTCGGCCTCCTCACCGTCCCCGCCCGCCCAGATCCGGCGATCCCTACACCTTGCCTTCTGCGGCGGCGCAGGTTTTCCATCCTCATCTCTTGTTCTCGCTCGGTGCTAACCTTTGCTAACTGATCGATTTTTTTTCTTCACTCAGTGGCCGATGTGCTCCTTTGGAGGCGGAGGAACGCGGCGGTTTTCGTGGTTGCTGTCGCTACGACTGTGTGGTTCCTCTTCAATTGGTCCGGCTACAACTTCTTGTCATTCATGGCCAATGCCGTCCTCCTCCTTGTGGCCATCCTCTTCTTTTGGGCTAAGTCTGCGTTGCTCCTCAACAGGTTTGTTGTGGATGGTATACTAATCGATCTGTGTTAGTTGCTGACTTGTGCAAGTTTTTTCGCACTTGTAGGCCTCTTCCGCCCCTTCCTAATCTCGAGGTTTCCGATGAGATGGTCAACAAGGGTGCCGAGAGAGTCCAGGTGTGGCTCAATCGGATCTTGGATATAGGACACGACATAGCCATCGGCAGCGATAGGAAGGTCTTACTCCAGGTGTTGATTGCTTGGTTCATGCTGTATTTATATGTTCCATATTTGATTCTCCTCGCTGATGCTGATATTTCCGCTTTTCATTTCAAAGGTTATGATGACCCTGTGGATCGTCTCCTATGTTGGATCTTTATTCAACTTCATTACACTTGTCTACATCGGT
This window of the Zingiber officinale cultivar Zhangliang chromosome 3B, Zo_v1.1, whole genome shotgun sequence genome carries:
- the LOC122055887 gene encoding reticulon-like protein B11, which encodes MAAMPDLEHDAPPSASSPSPPAQIRRSLHLAFCGGAVADVLLWRRRNAAVFVVAVATTVWFLFNWSGYNFLSFMANAVLLLVAILFFWAKSALLLNRPLPPLPNLEVSDEMVNKGAERVQVWLNRILDIGHDIAIGSDRKVLLQVMMTLWIVSYVGSLFNFITLVYIGVLLAITIPAVYDKYQDHVDQKLEVAQNVVLKQYGNMLSRVQEQSTKRKKTQ